A window of the Thiomicrospira microaerophila genome harbors these coding sequences:
- the rph gene encoding ribonuclease PH codes for MRPSGRKASEIRAVKISRNFTKHAEGSVLIEFGDTQVICTASVEDSVPPFLKDKGQGWLTAEYGMLPRSTGTRMRREASAGKQGGRTLEIQRLIGRSLRAALDLSQLGERTIYIDCDVIQADGGTRTASITGGFVALSLAIEHLMAQGKLAVNPIVNQIASVSVGVYQGQVVADLDYAEDSSADTDMNLVMTAQGEFIEVQGTAEAAPFSLTQMNEMMTLGQQAIFSLIEKQTEALSPLPSLDA; via the coding sequence ATGCGTCCAAGCGGAAGAAAGGCTTCTGAAATAAGAGCCGTGAAGATAAGCCGGAATTTTACCAAGCATGCCGAAGGGTCAGTGCTAATCGAATTTGGTGATACCCAGGTGATTTGTACCGCCAGCGTGGAAGACTCGGTTCCCCCGTTTTTAAAAGACAAGGGTCAAGGCTGGTTGACCGCTGAGTACGGTATGTTGCCGCGCTCGACCGGAACAAGGATGCGCCGTGAGGCCAGTGCGGGTAAACAGGGCGGGCGTACCTTAGAAATCCAACGTTTGATTGGTCGGTCATTGCGCGCGGCCTTAGATTTAAGCCAGTTGGGTGAGCGAACGATTTATATTGACTGTGATGTGATTCAAGCCGATGGCGGTACGCGTACCGCATCGATTACCGGTGGTTTTGTTGCCTTGTCTTTAGCGATTGAGCATTTAATGGCGCAGGGTAAGCTGGCGGTGAATCCGATTGTGAATCAGATTGCTTCGGTGTCGGTAGGGGTGTACCAAGGTCAGGTGGTAGCAGACTTAGATTATGCCGAGGACTCGAGTGCGGATACGGATATGAATCTGGTAATGACCGCGCAGGGTGAGTTTATTGAGGTTCAAGGTACGGCAGAGGCTGCACCGTTTAGCTTGACGCAGATGAATGAGATGATGACCTTGGGTCAACAGGCTATTTTTAGTCTGATTGAGAAACAAACCGAGGCCTTGTCGCCATTACCGAGCTTGGATGCATAA
- the rdgB gene encoding RdgB/HAM1 family non-canonical purine NTP pyrophosphatase, with amino-acid sequence METLVLATNNKGKLKEMLALLPGKDVRPQGEFFSEEAGENGLSFIENALLKARFASAKTGLPAIADDSGIEVAALNGEPGIYSARYAGIGATDRQNLNKLLEKMDEVEDGQRQASYYCAMVCVRHANDPTPLIGLGRWKGVLLRHPRGEGGFGYDPIFYVPEFDCTAAELDPIEKNKISHRAQALRSLIAQLA; translated from the coding sequence ATGGAAACGCTGGTACTTGCAACAAACAACAAAGGTAAGCTGAAAGAAATGCTGGCATTATTGCCGGGCAAAGATGTCCGTCCACAGGGCGAATTTTTTTCCGAGGAAGCGGGCGAAAACGGTTTAAGTTTTATTGAAAACGCCTTGTTGAAAGCGCGTTTTGCTTCAGCAAAAACAGGTTTACCGGCGATTGCCGATGATTCCGGCATTGAGGTGGCGGCTTTAAATGGTGAACCGGGTATTTATTCAGCCCGTTATGCTGGTATTGGCGCTACGGATCGCCAAAACCTAAACAAGCTTTTGGAAAAAATGGACGAGGTTGAAGACGGTCAGCGTCAGGCCAGTTATTATTGTGCTATGGTGTGTGTGCGTCATGCCAATGATCCGACGCCCTTAATCGGTTTAGGCCGTTGGAAAGGGGTGTTATTGCGCCACCCGCGCGGCGAGGGTGGATTTGGTTATGATCCAATTTTTTATGTGCCTGAATTCGATTGCACCGCAGCTGAACTCGATCCGATTGAAAAAAACAAAATCAGCCATCGTGCGCAAGCGTTGCGATCGCTGATTGCGCAATTGGCCTAG
- the hemW gene encoding radical SAM family heme chaperone HemW, which yields MLQFSQPLPLSLYIHYPWCVQKCPYCDFNSHQAKADLAQQERAYLQALVKQCEQMLPWIWGRPIASIFFGGGTPSLISPEGLDWLMSQLRALLGFAPDIEITLEANPGTVDEAKFIGFRQAGINRLSLGIQTFNPVHLQALGRIHNDDQALSAIEKAKQAGFKNFNCDLMFALPGQSLEQALNDVRRLVKAAPPHISHYQLTLEPNTPFYRQPPILPDEDLAWEMQLACQAALKQAGYLHYEVSAFAKPGHQAQHNLNYWQFGDYLGLGAGAHGKITLAQTAEVWRTQMPASPGAFMQLMAQAQTSRPGRWQKVEADELVFEFMLNALRLQQGFELDLFSARTGLSLEKIKHPLSELQQEGWITLSSNWLEVTPRGQTYLNSLIERFLDPS from the coding sequence ATGTTGCAGTTTAGCCAGCCTTTACCCTTATCCCTGTACATCCATTACCCTTGGTGTGTGCAGAAATGCCCCTATTGTGATTTTAATTCACATCAGGCTAAGGCCGATTTAGCGCAACAGGAACGCGCTTATTTGCAAGCGTTGGTTAAACAGTGTGAGCAGATGTTGCCTTGGATTTGGGGGCGACCGATTGCGTCGATCTTTTTTGGCGGCGGTACGCCAAGTTTAATCTCGCCTGAGGGCTTGGATTGGTTGATGTCGCAGTTACGGGCATTGCTGGGGTTTGCCCCGGACATTGAGATTACGCTTGAAGCCAATCCCGGCACGGTGGATGAAGCCAAGTTTATTGGTTTTCGTCAGGCGGGCATTAATCGGCTTTCGTTAGGAATTCAAACTTTTAACCCGGTTCATTTGCAAGCCTTGGGGCGCATACATAATGATGACCAGGCCTTGTCAGCGATTGAAAAAGCTAAACAAGCCGGCTTTAAGAATTTTAATTGTGACTTAATGTTTGCCTTGCCCGGGCAATCCTTGGAACAGGCGTTGAACGATGTTCGGCGTTTGGTTAAGGCGGCACCACCGCACATATCCCATTACCAACTCACCTTGGAGCCTAATACGCCATTTTATCGTCAACCGCCGATATTGCCGGATGAGGATTTGGCTTGGGAGATGCAGTTGGCCTGCCAAGCGGCACTTAAACAGGCGGGTTATCTTCATTACGAAGTGTCGGCCTTTGCTAAACCGGGCCATCAGGCGCAACATAATTTAAACTATTGGCAGTTCGGTGATTATTTAGGATTGGGCGCAGGCGCACATGGCAAAATAACCTTAGCGCAAACGGCGGAGGTTTGGCGAACGCAAATGCCGGCTTCGCCAGGCGCGTTTATGCAACTAATGGCACAAGCGCAAACCAGTAGGCCTGGTCGTTGGCAGAAGGTTGAGGCCGATGAATTGGTTTTTGAATTTATGTTGAATGCGTTAAGATTGCAACAAGGATTTGAGTTGGATTTATTTAGCGCGCGGACAGGATTAAGCCTAGAAAAAATTAAACACCCCTTGAGTGAACTTCAGCAAGAAGGTTGGATTACACTTAGCTCGAATTGGCTCGAGGTGACGCCCCGAGGCCAAACCTATTTAAACAGTCTTATTGAACGATTTTTGGACCCTTCCTGA